The Gemmatimonadaceae bacterium genomic sequence CAGCGCCGGATAGCGCGCGCATTCTGACTCACGGCGCCACTCGACCACGCCTAGATTGCACGAGATGCCCACCTCCATGTCCTCCGTTACCGACGCACGGGCGGCTGCAGCCGAGATCGCCGCCGACATGCGAAGGGGGGACCTGCTGGACCTCGCCTTCGAGCGCCGCGCGGGCGGGCTCGAAGCGCGCGACCGCCGGTGGACGCAGGAACTCGTGTACGGCATGCTCAGGCGGCGTGGTGTGATCGACGCGTGGCTCGGGAACCGGGTGCGGGGCGGGCTCGTGCGCCTCGACGCGGACGTCGCCGACCTCCTGCGACTCGGCGCCTACCAGATCCTCAGCATGGGTTCGGTGCCCGCGTACGCGGGAATCGCCCAGACCGTGGAACAGGTGAAGCGTCGGCACGGCATCGGCGCCAGCAAGCTCGCCAATGCCGTCCTCCGCCGCCTCGACCGCGAACGCCAACAGCTCGATGGCGAGCTGCTGGGCATGGCAGGTGACCCGGTGGACATCCTCGCGACCCGCCTCTCACACCCGCGATGGCTGGTCGCGCGGTGGATCGCGCGATGGGGCGAGGCCGAAACAATGCAGCTGCTCGCGGCAAACAACGCCGAGGCGCCGATCGTCGTGCGACCCTGGGGGATCGTTCGGGAGCAGCTCGAAGCCATGTTCGACACGGCTGGGATCTCGCACGTCGAAGCGCCACTCGTGGGCGATGGCCTCCAGCTGACGTCGCCCGTTGCGCTCGCCGAACTCGGCGCCTGGCGGCAGGGCATGTTCTTCGTGCAGGATCCGGCGGCGACGTTGGTCTCTCGTTATGCGGCGATTGCACCGGGGAGCACCGTGCTCGACGCCTGTGCCGCGCCGGGAGGCAAGGCCCTGGAACTCTCGCGCCACGCCGGGCGCGTGATTGCGGCCGACAAGTCCGAGGCGCGACTCGCTCGCGTCCGGCAGAACCTCGCTCGGCTCGATGTCCGCAACGTGTTTCCCGCCGTGGCGGATGCTCGCGAAGCGCCGGTCGCACCGGTCGACGCCGTGCTGGTCGACGCCCCCTGCACCGGCACCGGCACCTTTCGTCGCCACCCGGACGCGCGCTGGCGTCTCAAGGTGAGCGACCTCGCCGTCTCGGCGAGTGCGCAGCGTCAGATCCTGCGGGCCTGCGCGGACGTAGTACGCCCGGGTGGCCTGTTGATCTACAGCACCTGCTCCCTGGAGCCGGAAGAGAACGACCAGCAGGTCGAGCAGTTCCTTCGGGATCAGCCTGAGTTCACCCTGGAACCTCCGCCGCCGGGTGCAGTCCCCTCGGTGGTCCTGGATGCGGGCCGCCTGCGTGTGCTCCCGCAGCGCCACGGCGTCGACGGCGCCTTTGCCGCGCGACTGCGCCGACAGGAGTCGCGCTCGGCATGAAGGGTTCGCTGCGATCGAAGCGCTGGGTGCCGTTTGTCATCGCGGGTGTATCGGGCTTCCTGCTCGCCTTTGGGCTCGTGG encodes the following:
- the rsmB gene encoding 16S rRNA (cytosine(967)-C(5))-methyltransferase RsmB, whose protein sequence is MSSVTDARAAAAEIAADMRRGDLLDLAFERRAGGLEARDRRWTQELVYGMLRRRGVIDAWLGNRVRGGLVRLDADVADLLRLGAYQILSMGSVPAYAGIAQTVEQVKRRHGIGASKLANAVLRRLDRERQQLDGELLGMAGDPVDILATRLSHPRWLVARWIARWGEAETMQLLAANNAEAPIVVRPWGIVREQLEAMFDTAGISHVEAPLVGDGLQLTSPVALAELGAWRQGMFFVQDPAATLVSRYAAIAPGSTVLDACAAPGGKALELSRHAGRVIAADKSEARLARVRQNLARLDVRNVFPAVADAREAPVAPVDAVLVDAPCTGTGTFRRHPDARWRLKVSDLAVSASAQRQILRACADVVRPGGLLIYSTCSLEPEENDQQVEQFLRDQPEFTLEPPPPGAVPSVVLDAGRLRVLPQRHGVDGAFAARLRRQESRSA